From Deltaproteobacteria bacterium, the proteins below share one genomic window:
- a CDS encoding DUF4175 family protein encodes MQELGKELASSRRELARLAEKLRKAQDEDTKRELLSEVERLRERIQDLMSRMSELAKGIQDEHLNREAAEAMQKEQDLLGQLSDIQKKLQNGKIDDALRQLDKLSQQLERLEKDLQQKAGQQQSGQYAQEARALREAADQLRELQAKEQDLEKKTAQLRREMQSQAQKRFDQKGGKASPRSTPGSPSTSASRTRSTWRRAAPPIFPVRWTPTTSMKRSIWRKGPNARSRRCKGVWEWRIRSPSAIRASRGIPPVCARACAARPRRRSRCRRSSSGSRIPFPARARGCRRSRPRRCGSRRRSRAVSRISSPSSATSSARWARKCRSSGRSTSRCSSRPRRG; translated from the coding sequence ATGCAGGAGCTCGGCAAGGAACTGGCCTCCTCGCGGCGCGAGCTGGCCCGCCTGGCGGAGAAGCTGCGCAAGGCGCAGGACGAGGACACGAAGCGCGAGCTGCTTTCGGAGGTCGAGCGGCTGCGCGAGCGGATCCAGGATCTCATGTCCCGGATGTCGGAGCTCGCCAAGGGGATCCAGGACGAGCACCTGAACCGCGAGGCGGCCGAGGCCATGCAGAAAGAGCAGGATCTGCTCGGCCAGCTCTCGGACATCCAGAAGAAGCTGCAGAACGGGAAGATCGACGACGCCCTCCGGCAGCTCGACAAGCTGTCGCAGCAGCTGGAGCGGCTGGAGAAGGACCTGCAGCAGAAGGCCGGGCAGCAGCAGTCCGGCCAGTATGCACAGGAGGCGCGGGCGTTGCGCGAGGCGGCGGACCAGCTCCGCGAGCTCCAGGCCAAGGAGCAGGATCTGGAGAAGAAGACCGCGCAGCTCCGCCGCGAGATGCAGTCGCAGGCGCAGAAGCGGTTCGACCAGAAGGGCGGCAAGGCATCTCCCAGATCGACCCCAGGGTCGCCGAGCACCTCGGCCTCGAGGACACGCTCGACATGGCGCAGGGCCGCACCTCCGATCTTTCCCGTGCGCTGGACGCCAACGACTTCGATGAAGCGCTCGATCTGGCGGAAAGGGCCCAACGCGCGGTCGAGACGATGCAAGGGCGTCTGGGAATGGAGGATCAGGTCGCCCAGCGCTATCCGGGCTTCTCGCGGGATCCCGCCGGTGTGCGCAAGAGCTTGCGCGGCGCGACCGAGGCGCAGGAGCCGCTGCAGGAGATCGTCCAGCGGCTCCAGGATTCCCTTCCCCGCGAGGGCCAGGGGATGTCGCAGGAGCAGACCCAGAAGATGCGGCAGCAGGCGCAGGAGCAGGGCCGTCTCAAGGATCAGCTCGCCAAGCTCCGCGACCAGCTCGGCGAGGTGGGCAAGAAAGTGCCGATCTTCGGGCCGCAGCACGAGCAGATGCTCCAGCAGGCCCAGGAGGGGATGA
- a CDS encoding tetratricopeptide repeat protein — MGRARRGRQRGRGPGIGRRPPRPRRDPRRGVVACALGVPQGAPRRDEAGASGEVQGAGEAVLRGAGEVIALLLALSLGSPLRFLAESVEAQLEAWDVAGASKALDELVQTRPDSPEAAYFRGRILFEQGKYDEASKAYAEATERGLNKGALESDARLAKAAAEETKGNEVFESAHFSLRTRPGKDTLLAPYALEALEKAYSGLTKDLGVEPAHKIRVEIYDSARSLAHVSPLTIEQIKGSGTIALCKYSRLMVTSPKALLRGYPWLDTVSHEFVHYLVTQKGRNTVPIWLQEGLAKFLETRWRGAPGMAVDEMSLSLLQDAAKKGKLIPFAKMHPSIAMLPTQEQAALAFAEVEAAIRLLYQRGGQSALTELVSGMASGMTDEQAVARAYGKSFEEFEADWSAEVKKPRPKAASQKAVRPLVAKKLVFKEDAKGRAEPPPLDPGAIEVPADQEGKRAARLGEIFYGRRRWAAAAKEYARARQRLPREMPQLARRYAFSEMQMGRFAEAEEALRSAVERDPDDEAAQALYARVLVKRGALDKARVALDNGIAVDPFDPDLHATYLEVARGLKDPALEERERKALSLAAGLSGEKGHHE, encoded by the coding sequence TTGGGGAGAGCCCGCCGGGGACGGCAACGAGGACGAGGGCCAGGAATCGGACGGCGTCCGCCACGACCGCGTCGAGATCCCCGACGCGGAGTCGTCGCGTGCGCCCTCGGAGTTCCGCAAGGAGCTCCTCGACGCGATGAAGCAGGCGCCTCCGGAGAAGTACAAGGAGCGGGTGAAGCAGTATTACGAGGAGCTGGTGAAGTGATCGCGCTGCTGCTCGCGTTGTCGCTCGGTTCGCCGCTGCGCTTTCTCGCCGAGAGCGTCGAGGCGCAACTCGAGGCCTGGGACGTCGCCGGCGCGAGCAAGGCCCTCGACGAGCTGGTGCAGACGAGGCCGGATTCGCCGGAGGCCGCCTATTTCCGCGGGCGCATCCTCTTCGAGCAAGGGAAGTACGACGAAGCGTCGAAAGCGTATGCCGAGGCCACCGAGCGTGGGTTGAACAAGGGCGCGCTGGAAAGCGATGCCCGACTGGCCAAGGCGGCGGCGGAGGAGACCAAGGGGAACGAGGTCTTCGAGAGCGCTCATTTCTCGCTTCGCACCAGGCCGGGAAAGGACACCCTGCTCGCGCCGTACGCGCTGGAGGCGCTGGAGAAGGCTTACTCCGGATTGACCAAGGATCTCGGGGTCGAGCCGGCGCACAAGATCCGCGTCGAGATCTACGACTCGGCGCGGTCGCTCGCCCACGTCTCTCCGCTGACCATCGAGCAGATCAAGGGCAGCGGCACGATCGCGCTTTGCAAGTATAGCCGGCTGATGGTGACCAGCCCAAAGGCGCTGCTTCGCGGATACCCCTGGCTGGACACCGTCTCGCACGAGTTCGTGCATTATCTGGTCACGCAGAAAGGGAGGAACACGGTCCCCATCTGGCTGCAGGAGGGGCTGGCGAAGTTCCTCGAGACGCGCTGGCGCGGCGCGCCGGGAATGGCGGTCGACGAGATGTCCCTCTCGCTCCTGCAGGACGCGGCGAAGAAGGGGAAGCTGATCCCGTTCGCGAAGATGCACCCCTCCATCGCCATGCTCCCCACGCAGGAGCAGGCGGCGCTGGCGTTTGCAGAGGTGGAGGCGGCCATCCGTCTGCTCTACCAGCGCGGAGGGCAGTCCGCGCTCACCGAGCTGGTCTCGGGGATGGCGTCGGGGATGACCGACGAGCAGGCCGTGGCCCGCGCTTACGGGAAGAGCTTCGAGGAGTTCGAGGCGGACTGGAGCGCGGAAGTGAAGAAGCCTCGCCCGAAGGCGGCCTCGCAGAAGGCGGTGCGCCCTCTCGTGGCGAAGAAGCTGGTGTTCAAGGAGGACGCGAAAGGGCGCGCAGAGCCGCCCCCGCTGGACCCGGGCGCGATCGAGGTTCCCGCGGACCAGGAGGGGAAGCGCGCCGCCCGCCTGGGCGAGATCTTCTACGGGCGCAGGCGATGGGCGGCGGCGGCGAAGGAGTACGCCCGCGCCCGGCAGCGGTTGCCGCGGGAGATGCCGCAGCTCGCTCGGCGGTATGCCTTCTCCGAGATGCAGATGGGCCGGTTCGCCGAGGCAGAGGAGGCGCTGCGAAGCGCCGTCGAACGGGATCCCGACGACGAGGCGGCGCAGGCGCTGTACGCGCGGGTCTTGGTGAAGCGCGGAGCACTGGACAAGGCGCGCGTTGCGCTCGACAACGGAATTGCCGTGGATCCCTTCGACCCCGATCTGCACGCCACCTACCTGGAAGTCGCGAGGGGACTCAAGGATCCGGCGCTCGAAGAGCGGGAGCGCAAGGCGCTGTCGCTGGCGGCGGGACTCTCCGGTGAAAAGGGACATCATGAGTGA
- a CDS encoding sigma-70 family RNA polymerase sigma factor, whose product MSEGPKEAGDDRALVTAAQKGDKRAFRALVERYQRRVVQLALGMTKDPDEAMDIAQETFVRVHRYLPSFKGDSSFFTWTYRIAMNLCLDVQRRRGRLERVDLEQGDEAEIEAAMDAPSAALAGPQRQALNAELRGRIEEALASLSENHRAILLLREVEGLSYEDLAKVLGIRKGTVMSRLFHARLKMQNKLREYLGEEAPSKDDDKGEGE is encoded by the coding sequence ATGAGCGAGGGTCCGAAGGAGGCGGGCGACGACCGCGCCCTGGTCACGGCGGCGCAGAAAGGCGACAAGCGTGCCTTTCGCGCGCTGGTGGAGCGCTACCAGCGCCGCGTGGTGCAGCTCGCCTTGGGTATGACGAAAGACCCCGACGAGGCCATGGACATCGCCCAGGAGACGTTCGTGAGGGTCCACCGCTATCTCCCTTCCTTCAAGGGGGACTCCTCGTTCTTCACCTGGACGTACCGGATCGCGATGAACCTCTGCCTCGACGTGCAGCGACGCAGGGGCCGGCTGGAGCGCGTCGACCTGGAACAGGGCGACGAGGCGGAGATCGAGGCCGCCATGGACGCTCCATCCGCAGCGCTCGCGGGGCCGCAGCGGCAGGCGCTCAACGCTGAGCTGCGCGGCAGGATCGAGGAGGCGCTGGCCAGCCTGTCGGAGAACCACCGCGCGATCCTGCTGCTGCGGGAGGTCGAGGGACTGAGCTATGAGGATCTCGCCAAGGTCCTCGGCATCCGCAAGGGCACGGTGATGAGCCGCCTCTTCCACGCGCGCCTGAAGATGCAGAACAAGCTGCGCGAGTATCTGGGCGAGGAAGCGCCGTCGAAGGACGACGATAAGGGGGAGGGGGAATGA
- a CDS encoding DUF4175 family protein: MAQGRTSDLSRALDANDFDEALDLAERAQRAVETMQGRLGMEDQVAQRYPGFSRDPAGVRKSLRGATEAQEPLQEIVQRLQDSLPREGQGMSQEQTQKMRQQAQEQGRLKDQLAKLRDQLGEVGKKVPIFGPQHEQMLQQAQEGMNGAEQRLYRGEPRGAQAGEQQAIEKLSQFQDAMEKLAKQSGKGGGQGGIPMPWGEPAGDGNEDEGQESDGVRHDRVEIPDAESSRAPSEFRKELLDAMKQAPPEKYKERVKQYYEELVK; encoded by the coding sequence ATGGCGCAGGGCCGCACCTCCGATCTTTCCCGTGCGCTGGACGCCAACGACTTCGATGAAGCGCTCGATCTGGCGGAAAGGGCCCAACGCGCGGTCGAGACGATGCAAGGGCGTCTGGGAATGGAGGATCAGGTCGCCCAGCGCTATCCGGGCTTCTCGCGGGATCCCGCCGGTGTGCGCAAGAGCTTGCGCGGCGCGACCGAGGCGCAGGAGCCGCTGCAGGAGATCGTCCAGCGGCTCCAGGATTCCCTTCCCCGCGAGGGCCAGGGGATGTCGCAGGAGCAGACCCAGAAGATGCGGCAGCAGGCGCAGGAGCAGGGCCGTCTCAAGGATCAGCTCGCCAAGCTCCGCGACCAGCTCGGCGAGGTGGGCAAGAAAGTGCCGATCTTCGGGCCGCAGCACGAGCAGATGCTCCAGCAGGCCCAGGAGGGGATGAACGGGGCGGAGCAGCGCCTCTACCGCGGCGAGCCGCGCGGCGCGCAGGCGGGCGAGCAGCAGGCGATCGAGAAGCTCTCGCAGTTCCAGGACGCGATGGAGAAGCTGGCGAAGCAGAGCGGCAAGGGCGGAGGGCAGGGCGGCATCCCCATGCCTTGGGGAGAGCCCGCCGGGGACGGCAACGAGGACGAGGGCCAGGAATCGGACGGCGTCCGCCACGACCGCGTCGAGATCCCCGACGCGGAGTCGTCGCGTGCGCCCTCGGAGTTCCGCAAGGAGCTCCTCGACGCGATGAAGCAGGCGCCTCCGGAGAAGTACAAGGAGCGGGTGAAGCAGTATTACGAGGAGCTGGTGAAGTGA